A window from Euzebyales bacterium encodes these proteins:
- a CDS encoding NAD(P)/FAD-dependent oxidoreductase: MPRHPQAPAAGRRRARVLVLGGGFAGATVTRGLGTTGVTLVSNENALLFTPMLPEVASGTIEPRHVVVPLRQMCPHADLVLGEVSHVDTDRKTVVVSNEVGELIYSYDHLVIAMGAVSRTLPIPGLADHAVGFKTFYDAVYLRDHVLRELELADNEQSRERAASHLGFVFVGAGYAGVEALAELHDLVQDALRDYPSLRGIPHRWLLVEAQDRILPAIPTHLGEYATELLAARGIEIHTNTRLNAVHDDRVELSGGQVVPAHTVVWSAGVAPHPLVTVMDLPTDRTGRIKVDAALRVEDHEDVWALGDIAQVVNVATPGVNDPPTSQHAIRQGRHLARNLKHALAGEPLQPYGFKALGQVATLGRYRGIADVLGLRFSGMLGWLITRTYHVYAMPLLTRRIRVLTDWTLSLFFRRDVVAYGGSESAPKLRDYEPPGTEDLKAVRAPVVPEHSSATDESSDVGAGGDANDATA, encoded by the coding sequence ATGCCCCGACACCCGCAAGCACCCGCCGCCGGCCGACGACGCGCCCGCGTCCTGGTCCTCGGCGGTGGCTTCGCCGGCGCCACGGTGACACGCGGGCTCGGCACGACCGGGGTGACGCTGGTCTCCAACGAGAACGCGCTGCTGTTCACGCCGATGCTGCCCGAGGTGGCGTCCGGCACCATCGAGCCGCGCCACGTGGTCGTGCCGCTGCGCCAGATGTGCCCACACGCCGACCTGGTGCTCGGTGAGGTCTCGCACGTCGACACCGACAGGAAGACCGTCGTGGTCTCCAACGAGGTCGGCGAGCTGATCTACAGCTACGACCACCTGGTCATCGCGATGGGCGCGGTGTCGCGAACGTTGCCGATCCCCGGGCTCGCCGACCACGCCGTCGGCTTCAAGACCTTCTACGACGCCGTCTACCTGCGCGACCACGTGCTGCGCGAGCTCGAACTGGCCGACAACGAGCAGTCACGTGAGCGGGCGGCCAGTCACCTGGGCTTCGTGTTCGTCGGCGCCGGCTACGCGGGCGTCGAGGCGCTGGCCGAGCTCCACGACCTGGTGCAGGACGCGCTGCGCGACTACCCGAGCCTGCGCGGCATCCCGCACCGATGGCTGCTCGTCGAGGCCCAGGACCGGATCCTGCCGGCCATCCCGACGCACCTGGGCGAGTATGCGACCGAGCTGCTGGCAGCCCGCGGCATCGAGATCCACACGAACACGCGACTGAACGCCGTGCACGACGACCGCGTCGAGCTGTCGGGCGGCCAGGTCGTGCCGGCCCACACCGTGGTGTGGAGCGCGGGCGTCGCCCCGCACCCGCTGGTGACGGTCATGGACCTACCCACGGACCGCACCGGCCGCATCAAGGTCGACGCCGCCCTGCGGGTCGAGGACCACGAGGACGTGTGGGCGCTCGGCGACATCGCGCAGGTGGTGAACGTCGCAACCCCCGGGGTGAACGATCCGCCGACCTCACAGCACGCCATCCGACAGGGCCGGCACCTGGCGCGCAACCTCAAGCACGCGCTGGCCGGCGAACCGCTACAGCCCTACGGCTTCAAGGCACTGGGCCAGGTCGCGACGCTCGGGCGGTACCGCGGCATCGCTGACGTGCTCGGCCTGCGGTTCTCCGGCATGCTCGGGTGGCTGATCACCCGCACGTATCACGTGTACGCCATGCCTCTGCTGACGCGGCGCATCCGGGTGCTCACCGACTGGACGCTGTCACTGTTCTTCCGACGCGACGTCGTCGCCTACGGCGGCTCGGAGTCGGCGCCCAAGCTGCGCGACTACGAGCCTCCAGGCACCGAGGATCTCAAGGCGGTCCGGGCGCCGGTCGTCCCGGAGCACTCCAGCGCGACGGATGAATCGTCCGACGTCGGGGCCGGCGGCG